One region of Mucilaginibacter gotjawali genomic DNA includes:
- a CDS encoding DMT family transporter, translating to MQPAGAQKIVNKNLLLLHGTVIIWGFTGTLGKLISIPATGLVWYRVLIASVSLLLYFIAVKKDFRVSKITLLKFVANGALVGAHWILFFASIKLSTVAVTLVCLSSITLFTAIFEPVINKKKISRLEIMAGVLIITGIILIFKFETNYTKGIIAGLLSAVFASLFAIINSKLVKDHQAPVIAFYELSGAFLWITIYLFASSGFNQKMVPDTADIGYLFLLGTICTSLAYVAGVYVMRELSAFRVALITNLEPVYGILIAFFFFGDLNKMTAGFWAGAVIILSTILLYPVTQKQLNKRRQRRIAKA from the coding sequence ATGCAACCGGCAGGTGCCCAAAAAATAGTAAATAAAAACCTGTTGCTACTGCACGGAACAGTGATCATATGGGGCTTTACAGGCACCCTTGGCAAGCTCATTTCCATACCCGCAACAGGCCTTGTATGGTACCGCGTACTCATCGCATCGGTATCCTTATTACTCTATTTTATCGCCGTAAAAAAGGACTTCAGGGTGAGTAAAATTACCTTGTTAAAGTTTGTTGCCAACGGCGCGCTGGTAGGTGCGCACTGGATATTATTCTTCGCCTCCATCAAATTATCTACCGTTGCGGTAACACTGGTTTGCCTGTCATCCATCACTTTATTCACTGCCATATTTGAGCCGGTCATCAACAAAAAGAAAATTTCGAGGCTCGAAATTATGGCAGGCGTATTGATCATAACAGGCATCATCCTGATCTTTAAATTTGAAACCAATTACACTAAGGGCATCATCGCAGGCTTACTGAGCGCGGTGTTTGCAAGCCTTTTTGCCATCATCAACTCCAAACTGGTGAAGGACCACCAGGCCCCGGTGATTGCATTTTACGAACTATCGGGCGCCTTTTTATGGATCACTATTTACTTATTTGCATCCTCGGGGTTCAACCAAAAAATGGTTCCGGATACTGCCGATATCGGTTACCTGTTTTTGCTGGGCACCATCTGCACCTCCCTTGCCTATGTTGCCGGGGTATACGTTATGCGCGAACTTTCTGCCTTCAGAGTAGCCCTCATCACCAATCTTGAACCCGTGTACGGCATCCTGATCGCCTTCTTTTTCTTTGGCGATCTGAACAAAATGACCGCCGGTTTTTGGGCGGGTGCGGTCATTATTTTATCAACCATACTGCTGTACCCGGTCACCCAAAAGCAGCTCAACAAGCGCAGGCAGCGCAGGATAGCTAAGGCATAG
- a CDS encoding NAD(P)-dependent oxidoreductase: MDTKIGFIGLGHMGTPMAKHLLNAGYHLQVYNRTLSKIDELGEGAITKCKSPADAADGASMVITMLSEDEVLKETVLGENGILKKLPKGAVHISMSTIAPDTAQLLSDAHKAAGNSYLASPVLADQKQQPLRNYGFVYRETSTQKTWQNQCWKTLARALLILAKVRAPMW; encoded by the coding sequence ATGGATACAAAAATTGGATTTATAGGCCTGGGGCATATGGGTACCCCAATGGCTAAACACCTGCTGAACGCAGGCTATCATTTGCAGGTTTACAATCGCACTTTATCAAAAATTGATGAGTTGGGCGAAGGGGCAATTACCAAATGCAAATCCCCTGCCGATGCTGCCGATGGCGCCTCAATGGTGATTACTATGCTGTCGGAAGACGAGGTGTTAAAAGAAACGGTTTTGGGCGAAAATGGGATTCTGAAAAAACTACCGAAAGGCGCCGTCCATATCTCAATGAGCACTATCGCTCCGGACACCGCGCAGCTGCTGTCAGACGCTCACAAAGCAGCCGGGAACAGCTACCTGGCGTCACCCGTTTTGGCAGACCAGAAGCAGCAGCCGCTAAGAAATTATGGATTTGTGTATCGGGAGACCAGTACGCAAAAGACCTGGCAAAACCAGTGCTGGAAAACCTTGGCCAGGGCATTGTTGATTTTGGCGAAGGTGCGGGCGCCAATGTGGTAA
- a CDS encoding NAD-binding protein, translated as MLENLGQGIVDFGEGAGANVVKIAGNFMIMASMEMMAEAYTLAEKSGVDRLKVAEFFGATLFNAPIFQNYGKLIASKQYEPVGFKSKLGLKDARLAFKLSQQTETPMPVVNTVHNRLLSAVAKGWGETDWVEGVGRGVCEDAGV; from the coding sequence GTGCTGGAAAACCTTGGCCAGGGCATTGTTGATTTTGGCGAAGGTGCGGGCGCCAATGTGGTAAAGATCGCCGGTAATTTTATGATCATGGCATCAATGGAAATGATGGCAGAGGCTTATACCCTGGCAGAGAAAAGCGGTGTGGACCGTTTAAAGGTGGCGGAGTTTTTTGGCGCTACCTTGTTCAATGCTCCCATCTTTCAAAACTACGGAAAGCTCATTGCCAGCAAACAATATGAACCGGTTGGCTTCAAGTCGAAATTAGGCCTCAAGGACGCACGCCTGGCATTTAAATTATCGCAGCAAACAGAAACCCCCATGCCGGTAGTGAACACTGTGCACAACCGCTTATTAAGCGCAGTTGCCAAAGGCTGGGGCGAAACAGATTGGGTAGAAGGCGTAGGACGCGGCGTTTGTGAAGATGCAGGGGTGTAA
- the ispE gene encoding 4-(cytidine 5'-diphospho)-2-C-methyl-D-erythritol kinase encodes MISFPNAKINIGLNVTERRPDGYHNLETIFYPIKINDALEIIKSDKLSFESSGLEIPGRVEDNLCIKGYHLLKKDFDLPPIKIHLHKHIPIGAGLGGGSADAAFFIKLLNDYFSLGLNDDRMIAYARQLGADCAFFIKNKPVFAFDKGDEFEPIKLDLSAYKIVLVMPPVHVSTGEAYGGVKPAPVKTSLMELIELPVTEWKQHIKNDFEISVFKNHPVIRGVKAALYEAGAIYASMSGSGASVFAIFNETPDLGELKSHNQVFTDL; translated from the coding sequence ATGATATCATTCCCCAACGCAAAAATAAATATCGGCCTTAACGTTACGGAGCGCCGTCCAGACGGTTACCACAACCTGGAAACCATTTTCTATCCCATCAAAATAAACGATGCGCTGGAGATCATTAAATCAGATAAGCTAAGTTTTGAGTCATCGGGATTAGAAATACCCGGCAGGGTAGAGGATAACCTTTGCATAAAGGGTTACCATTTGCTCAAAAAAGATTTCGACCTGCCGCCCATAAAAATTCACCTGCATAAACATATTCCAATTGGAGCGGGGCTCGGAGGGGGCTCTGCCGACGCCGCTTTTTTCATTAAACTGCTCAATGATTATTTTAGTTTGGGGTTAAATGACGACCGGATGATTGCCTACGCCAGGCAACTAGGCGCCGACTGTGCCTTCTTTATCAAAAATAAACCGGTGTTCGCTTTCGATAAGGGCGACGAATTTGAACCCATCAAACTTGATCTTTCTGCATACAAAATTGTGCTGGTGATGCCACCGGTCCACGTGTCAACAGGAGAAGCTTACGGAGGTGTAAAACCTGCGCCCGTAAAAACATCGTTAATGGAACTGATCGAACTTCCGGTAACGGAATGGAAGCAGCACATCAAAAACGACTTTGAAATCTCGGTTTTTAAAAACCACCCGGTTATAAGAGGGGTGAAGGCTGCCCTGTACGAAGCCGGCGCGATATACGCCAGCATGAGTGGCAGCGGTGCTTCCGTTTTCGCGATCTTTAATGAAACACCGGATCTCGGGGAATTGAAGAGCCACAACCAGGTGTTTACTGATTTATAA
- a CDS encoding type II toxin-antitoxin system death-on-curing family toxin codes for MIDLNEVLDFHNELIDKHGGANGIRDKNLLLSALARPYMTFNQQELYSTPSLKAAAIFESIVINHPFMDGNKRTAFLLLRLILQDYDYDISAGEDDKYEMTISASMGNLRFEGIVSWIEERLIINK; via the coding sequence ATGATCGATCTGAATGAAGTTTTAGATTTCCACAATGAGCTAATTGATAAACATGGTGGGGCTAACGGAATAAGAGATAAAAACCTGTTGCTTTCTGCGTTGGCCAGGCCCTATATGACTTTCAATCAGCAAGAGTTATATTCCACTCCCTCATTAAAGGCCGCCGCGATTTTTGAAAGCATTGTTATCAATCATCCATTTATGGACGGCAATAAACGCACTGCCTTTTTATTGCTAAGATTAATTTTGCAAGATTATGATTACGATATATCAGCCGGAGAAGATGATAAGTATGAAATGACTATATCGGCGAGTATGGGTAATTTAAGATTTGAAGGGATAGTCAGTTGGATTGAAGAAAGACTTATAATTAACAAATAA
- a CDS encoding dihydrofolate reductase, with the protein MIVSIVVAISENHVIGKDNKLLWYLPNDLKHFKEITSGHTVIMGRKTYESVGKPLPRRRNIIITRQAISIDGCEVVNSIEAALALCADEEEVFIVGGAEIYKQSMHLTDRIYLTIVHKDFEGDSFFPEINKSEWKEVSSEDHQPDEKNHLPYSFITLER; encoded by the coding sequence ATGATAGTTTCCATCGTCGTCGCTATTTCAGAAAACCATGTTATCGGCAAAGACAATAAATTGCTTTGGTACCTGCCAAACGATTTAAAGCACTTTAAAGAGATCACCAGCGGCCATACCGTGATCATGGGCCGGAAAACCTATGAATCGGTTGGGAAGCCACTTCCCAGGCGCCGGAACATTATCATTACCCGGCAGGCAATTTCGATTGATGGTTGCGAAGTAGTAAATTCCATTGAAGCTGCCCTGGCGTTGTGCGCGGACGAAGAAGAAGTGTTTATTGTTGGCGGCGCCGAGATCTACAAACAGTCGATGCATTTAACCGACCGGATCTATCTTACCATTGTGCACAAAGATTTTGAAGGTGACAGCTTTTTCCCGGAGATAAATAAAAGTGAATGGAAAGAGGTTTCCAGCGAAGACCACCAGCCTGATGAGAAGAATCATTTACCTTACTCTTTTATCACACTTGAACGATGA
- the secDF gene encoding protein translocase subunit SecDF yields the protein MQGKGVVKFFAILLAIVCLYQLSFTWVAHKVKDDAKVYAKGDTTKEKAYLDSIATQPVYPILKHDYQYVSQRALALGLDLEGGMSVTMQISLDELVKKLSNDNTDVYFNQAIAQANKDIITSQTDYITLFVSDYEKINPQGKLATIFSTKDNQDRIKFNATNSEVETYLKDNAKSAVTQSFTILNTRIDQFGVANANIQQTSADRILIELPGVKEPERVRKLLSGTAKMEFYQTYDNSQVTPLLSNLNSIIAAENKASKKDTAKTAAAAKTDTTKKLASAKADTTKEKGALALLNKVQKSGAKDTSSLSSKTKGSDLYPLFDVLKPMMYQGQNGQTEIAPGPVVGRADVKDTAKVDKYLRSVAVKSAIPQSMKFLWGVKPMAKTKTFELYAVKLVGANNGPVLTGEVITDAFKDVDQKGSPEVRMIMNSDGAEKWSEITTEACKDPNNHQSIAIVLDDNVYSAPRVDNPIPGGVSSISGNFTTEEAGDLANVLKAGRLPAPAHIVAEAVVGPSLGKEAVNAGLLSNIVGLLVVMVFMIAYYNRAGTVAVVAVLINIFFLMGVLTSLGAVLTMPGVAGIVLTFGLSVDANVLIYERVREELALGKSLKIAVADGFKHALSSILDSNISTFLTGLILYVFGTGTIQGFAITLMIGIITSLFCSLLISRIILEYMIEKGWDVKFSNPWSSHTFKNANYAFVKNRFKYYIFSGSFILLGIGSMVTRGFNYGVDFVGGRTYVIRFDDKNVGVEQVRTIIDKNFGSGNEVKTFGSDISVTTKYDINDNAPDADAKVETAVIKALDSTPQTHITAANIRSQQKVAPTIANGLKKSATLTVLFAIIIISGYIFIRFRKWQFSLGAMIATAHDALMVLSFFSIFKDVLPFSLDIDQSFIAAILTVIGYSINDTVVVFDRIREFLNLHHAKTDDPKAVINDAINNTLSRTIITALTVLMILLVLFIFGGDVIRGFSFALLIGVCFGTYSSICVATPVIIDFGKKDLR from the coding sequence ATGCAAGGTAAAGGGGTTGTTAAATTTTTCGCCATATTACTGGCAATCGTATGCTTATACCAGCTTTCATTTACTTGGGTAGCCCATAAAGTTAAGGATGACGCGAAGGTATATGCCAAGGGTGATACTACAAAAGAGAAGGCTTACCTGGATTCTATCGCAACGCAACCGGTATATCCCATACTAAAACACGATTATCAATACGTTAGCCAACGGGCACTTGCCTTAGGGTTGGATCTTGAGGGTGGTATGAGTGTTACCATGCAGATCTCCCTGGATGAGTTGGTTAAAAAGCTATCTAACGATAATACCGATGTTTACTTTAACCAGGCGATAGCACAGGCCAATAAGGATATCATCACCAGCCAGACGGATTACATCACACTTTTTGTGAGTGATTATGAAAAGATAAACCCCCAGGGTAAACTGGCTACTATCTTTTCAACAAAAGACAACCAGGACCGCATTAAATTTAATGCGACCAATAGCGAAGTAGAAACGTACCTGAAAGACAATGCAAAATCTGCTGTTACACAGTCCTTCACTATCCTGAACACCCGTATCGACCAGTTTGGGGTTGCTAATGCCAACATTCAGCAAACCAGTGCCGATCGGATCCTGATTGAATTGCCAGGCGTTAAAGAGCCGGAACGTGTTCGCAAGCTTTTGTCAGGAACTGCAAAAATGGAGTTCTACCAAACTTATGACAACAGCCAGGTTACGCCGCTGCTATCAAATTTAAACAGCATCATCGCTGCTGAAAATAAAGCAAGCAAAAAAGACACCGCAAAAACAGCCGCTGCTGCAAAAACGGATACAACTAAAAAGTTAGCCTCGGCAAAAGCTGATACAACTAAAGAAAAAGGCGCTTTGGCTTTATTAAATAAAGTTCAAAAAAGCGGGGCCAAAGATACTTCATCATTGAGCAGTAAAACTAAGGGCAGCGACCTGTACCCATTATTCGATGTTTTAAAACCGATGATGTACCAGGGGCAAAACGGACAAACTGAAATAGCACCGGGTCCTGTTGTCGGTCGTGCCGATGTAAAAGATACGGCTAAGGTTGACAAATACCTGCGCAGCGTAGCTGTTAAGTCGGCTATTCCGCAAAGCATGAAATTTCTTTGGGGTGTAAAGCCGATGGCCAAAACCAAAACGTTTGAGCTTTATGCAGTAAAACTGGTGGGCGCCAACAATGGCCCTGTTTTAACAGGCGAGGTGATCACAGATGCATTCAAAGATGTTGACCAGAAAGGCAGCCCGGAAGTGCGCATGATCATGAACTCTGACGGTGCCGAAAAATGGAGCGAGATAACCACTGAAGCTTGTAAAGACCCCAACAATCACCAATCTATTGCGATTGTACTGGATGATAACGTATATTCTGCACCCCGTGTAGATAATCCTATCCCCGGCGGAGTTTCCTCTATCTCAGGTAATTTTACTACCGAAGAAGCAGGAGATTTAGCCAACGTATTAAAAGCAGGCCGCTTACCTGCGCCGGCGCACATTGTTGCCGAAGCAGTTGTAGGCCCGTCATTAGGTAAAGAAGCTGTAAACGCAGGTTTATTATCAAACATTGTAGGTTTACTGGTAGTAATGGTGTTTATGATCGCCTACTACAACCGTGCAGGTACCGTTGCTGTTGTTGCGGTATTAATCAACATCTTCTTCCTGATGGGTGTTTTAACCAGCCTTGGCGCAGTGTTAACCATGCCTGGCGTTGCAGGTATCGTACTAACCTTTGGTTTATCGGTAGATGCCAACGTACTGATCTATGAGCGTGTACGTGAAGAGCTGGCGCTGGGTAAATCGCTCAAAATAGCCGTTGCCGATGGCTTTAAACATGCATTATCGTCCATCCTCGATTCAAACATCAGTACCTTCCTTACCGGTTTGATCCTTTATGTATTCGGAACAGGAACTATCCAGGGTTTTGCAATCACCTTAATGATCGGTATCATCACTTCACTATTCTGTTCATTACTGATCTCGAGGATCATCCTTGAGTATATGATAGAAAAAGGCTGGGATGTTAAATTTTCCAATCCATGGAGTTCACATACCTTTAAAAACGCAAATTACGCTTTCGTAAAAAACCGTTTTAAATATTATATCTTCTCTGGTTCTTTTATTTTACTGGGTATAGGATCAATGGTAACCAGGGGCTTCAACTACGGCGTTGACTTTGTGGGTGGCCGTACTTACGTCATCAGGTTTGATGATAAAAACGTTGGTGTGGAACAGGTTCGTACCATCATTGATAAAAACTTTGGCTCGGGTAACGAGGTTAAAACCTTCGGTTCTGACATAAGCGTTACCACTAAATACGACATCAATGATAATGCGCCTGACGCGGACGCAAAAGTGGAGACAGCGGTGATTAAAGCACTTGATTCAACCCCGCAAACCCATATTACTGCGGCAAATATCAGGAGCCAGCAAAAGGTTGCGCCGACGATTGCCAACGGATTAAAGAAATCTGCAACTTTAACAGTGTTATTCGCCATCATCATCATTTCGGGTTACATATTTATCCGGTTCCGTAAATGGCAATTCAGTTTGGGCGCTATGATAGCAACCGCGCACGATGCGTTGATGGTATTATCGTTCTTCTCTATATTTAAAGATGTGCTGCCATTTTCGCTGGATATCGACCAATCCTTTATTGCGGCGATATTGACGGTAATAGGTTATTCTATCAATGATACAGTGGTTGTATTTGACCGTATCCGCGAATTCCTTAACCTGCACCATGCCAAAACTGATGATCCGAAAGCGGTTATCAACGATGCTATCAATAACACCCTAAGCCGTACTATTATAACTGCGCTTACCGTGCTAATGATATTGTTGGTATTATTCATCTTTGGTGGTGATGTTATCCGTGGCTTCTCTTTCGCCTTGCTGATCGGGGTATGTTTCGGTACTTACTCTTCTATTTGCGTGGCTACACCGGTTATCATCGATTTCGGTAAGAAAGATCTCAGATAG
- a CDS encoding NAD(P)/FAD-dependent oxidoreductase has product MNLKDGSKFPRVVIIGGGFGGLQVAKKLGDKPVEVLMVDKHNYHTFQPLLYQVATGSLEADSIAFSLRKNFSDQKNFRYRNAEVTKINPEKNTIDTTIGELPYDYLVIATGSTTNFFGNKDIEHFAMPMKSIPEALNLRSLILQNIEEAVLLNTKEDREPYLNFVLVGAGPTGVELAGALAELRNNILTCDYPELEKEHMSVYLVDFLPRVLGAMSQEASKGATDFLTKMGVDVLTGVKVESYDGSVIKFEGGRSIRTKNVIWSAGVMGVVPAGINKNIIERGNRIRTDSVCRVAGFSNVFAIGDVAAMITDETPKGHPGVAQVAIQMGNHTAKTIIQLINNEPTEPFKYFDKGSLATIGRNKAVADLGKLKFQGFFAWMIWMFVHLISLLGFRNKIVVFINWVGSYLTYNGGARLIIRRYVTEAIPEKTAYLPKTDG; this is encoded by the coding sequence ATGAATTTAAAAGATGGATCAAAGTTCCCAAGAGTAGTTATCATAGGCGGCGGCTTTGGCGGCCTGCAGGTTGCTAAAAAGCTGGGAGATAAACCGGTTGAAGTTTTAATGGTTGATAAACACAACTACCACACGTTTCAACCACTGCTTTACCAGGTAGCGACCGGCAGCCTTGAAGCCGACTCCATAGCATTTTCATTAAGAAAAAACTTTTCGGATCAAAAAAACTTCCGGTACAGGAATGCTGAAGTAACTAAGATAAACCCAGAAAAAAACACCATTGATACCACTATTGGCGAATTACCTTACGATTACCTGGTAATAGCTACCGGCTCAACCACCAATTTTTTCGGCAATAAGGATATCGAGCATTTTGCTATGCCCATGAAATCTATTCCCGAAGCGCTTAACCTGCGTTCGCTCATCCTGCAAAATATTGAGGAAGCGGTTTTGCTTAACACAAAGGAGGATAGGGAACCCTATCTTAATTTTGTACTGGTGGGCGCAGGCCCAACGGGCGTTGAACTTGCCGGTGCACTTGCTGAGCTGCGCAATAACATCCTAACCTGCGATTACCCCGAGTTAGAAAAAGAACATATGAGCGTTTACCTGGTTGATTTTTTACCGCGGGTACTGGGCGCAATGTCTCAGGAAGCCTCAAAAGGCGCAACTGATTTTTTAACCAAAATGGGCGTTGACGTACTCACAGGGGTAAAGGTAGAGAGTTATGACGGCTCCGTGATTAAATTTGAAGGTGGCAGAAGCATACGGACCAAAAACGTGATATGGTCTGCTGGAGTAATGGGCGTTGTGCCAGCGGGGATAAATAAAAATATTATTGAAAGGGGCAACAGGATCAGGACGGACAGTGTTTGCAGGGTTGCCGGCTTTTCGAATGTTTTTGCCATTGGCGACGTTGCCGCCATGATTACCGATGAAACGCCTAAGGGACACCCGGGTGTAGCACAGGTGGCGATACAAATGGGTAACCACACAGCTAAAACCATTATACAGCTCATCAATAATGAACCAACAGAGCCATTCAAATATTTCGATAAGGGATCATTAGCCACCATAGGCAGGAACAAAGCGGTAGCCGACCTCGGTAAACTTAAGTTCCAGGGTTTTTTTGCCTGGATGATCTGGATGTTCGTGCACCTGATTTCCCTTTTGGGATTCCGTAATAAGATCGTAGTTTTTATAAACTGGGTGGGTAGTTATCTTACCTATAACGGGGGAGCACGGTTGATCATCAGGCGCTATGTAACGGAAGCAATACCCGAAAAAACAGCCTATTTGCCAAAAACAGATGGATAG
- a CDS encoding hydroxymethylglutaryl-CoA lyase encodes MQITECPRDAMQGIHRFIPTEIKAAYINLLLQVGFDTIDFGSFVSAKAIPQMQDTTGVMRKLDLNNSRSKLLAIVANYRGAEEAAQHPEISYLGFPFSISETFQQRNANSGIDKAFQTVQNIQELCGKTNKKLRIYLSMGFGNPYGDEWSIEILLKWTEKLIALGIGHIYAADTIGIATPPQIAEIMQNLNGFTNMQFGMHLHSTPDTWKEKVEAAYNNGCRMFDTALKGYGGCPMAKDELTGNIATENLIGYLKSQNEHLELNLDKLSEAMEYSGKVFG; translated from the coding sequence ATGCAGATCACTGAATGCCCGCGTGATGCCATGCAGGGTATTCACCGGTTCATTCCGACTGAAATAAAGGCTGCTTATATCAATTTACTGCTTCAGGTGGGCTTTGATACAATTGATTTCGGAAGTTTTGTTTCCGCTAAGGCCATACCGCAGATGCAGGATACCACCGGGGTGATGCGAAAACTTGATTTGAACAACTCAAGGTCGAAATTGCTTGCCATAGTTGCCAACTACCGCGGTGCAGAAGAAGCTGCGCAGCATCCCGAAATAAGCTACCTGGGCTTCCCATTTTCCATATCCGAAACATTTCAGCAACGCAACGCCAATTCGGGAATTGATAAAGCTTTTCAAACTGTACAAAACATACAGGAACTATGCGGTAAAACAAATAAAAAACTGCGGATTTATTTATCGATGGGTTTTGGGAACCCTTATGGGGATGAATGGAGCATTGAAATCCTTTTAAAGTGGACAGAAAAGCTAATTGCTTTAGGTATCGGGCATATCTATGCCGCAGATACTATCGGCATCGCCACGCCCCCACAAATCGCCGAAATAATGCAAAACCTGAATGGATTTACCAATATGCAGTTCGGGATGCACCTGCATTCAACGCCTGATACCTGGAAAGAAAAAGTCGAAGCTGCTTATAACAACGGTTGCCGAATGTTTGACACTGCGCTTAAAGGGTATGGCGGCTGCCCGATGGCCAAAGACGAGCTTACAGGCAATATTGCAACCGAAAACCTGATTGGATACCTTAAATCTCAAAACGAGCACCTTGAGCTTAATTTGGATAAACTCAGTGAAGCAATGGAATATTCGGGGAAGGTGTTTGGGTGA
- a CDS encoding type II toxin-antitoxin system HicB family antitoxin, with amino-acid sequence MENKYEIILYWSKEDNAVIAEVPELSGCMADGSDYTEALVNIEVVIEQWIQTAKDLGREIPLPKGKLMYA; translated from the coding sequence ATGGAAAATAAATATGAAATAATTTTGTATTGGAGTAAAGAGGATAATGCTGTGATCGCCGAAGTCCCTGAACTTTCAGGTTGTATGGCTGATGGATCTGACTATACGGAAGCGCTGGTAAACATTGAAGTTGTCATAGAGCAGTGGATACAAACTGCAAAGGATTTAGGGAGAGAGATTCCTTTACCAAAAGGGAAATTAATGTACGCTTAA
- a CDS encoding type II toxin-antitoxin system HicA family toxin: MGKFEKLQLKLLSGNADNNFSFDDLRNILYHFDFIERTTGGSHRIFYKDGIEEIINIQPIGGKAKPYQVKQVRQIILKYKMITDGK, translated from the coding sequence ATGGGTAAATTTGAAAAGCTGCAATTGAAATTATTATCCGGCAATGCGGATAACAATTTTAGCTTTGATGATTTAAGAAATATTTTATATCATTTTGATTTTATAGAAAGGACGACCGGAGGAAGCCATAGGATATTTTATAAAGATGGAATAGAAGAAATTATCAATATACAACCAATAGGGGGCAAAGCGAAACCTTATCAGGTTAAGCAAGTAAGGCAAATTATTTTAAAATATAAAATGATTACCGATGGAAAATAA
- a CDS encoding GNAT family N-acetyltransferase encodes MQHTTQVSRVTAPADLENVFAIRREVFVVEQNCPPELEWEFEDESTHFLATVDGEPAGACRWRKTDKGYKLERFAVLAKFRGKGVGQELVKAVLADLPTDAAYVYMHAQIQAVPLYEKFNFVKIGDEFEEAGIRHFKMIKNG; translated from the coding sequence ATGCAACATACGACACAAGTAAGCAGAGTAACTGCCCCGGCCGACCTGGAAAATGTTTTTGCTATACGCAGGGAGGTATTTGTTGTTGAGCAGAACTGCCCGCCCGAACTGGAATGGGAGTTTGAAGATGAATCCACCCATTTTTTGGCTACTGTTGACGGCGAACCTGCCGGGGCCTGCCGCTGGCGCAAAACTGACAAAGGGTATAAGCTTGAACGTTTTGCCGTATTGGCAAAGTTTCGCGGAAAAGGCGTAGGGCAGGAGCTGGTAAAAGCTGTTTTAGCTGATCTTCCGACCGATGCTGCCTATGTTTATATGCACGCCCAAATACAGGCTGTGCCGCTTTATGAAAAATTCAACTTCGTAAAAATTGGCGATGAATTTGAAGAAGCGGGGATAAGGCACTTTAAAATGATAAAAAATGGGTAA